The DNA region AAGGCTTTAATAAGTTTCATGGATTTACACCGAGCGGCCCGTAAACAAGTTAACGCCTAACGTTGGACATAAGGGGCGCGCTTTAGCGCGTCCCGCTTGATGGACGGGTTAGGCGGCGAATTAAACCATAAAGGACAACTAAGCCGCGAAATGCTAGGTAGAACAGCCCAACACCAAATGCGGGCAAAAGAAACTGAACTAACCATGAAAATAGTCCCGCAGATTTCCATAAGGGCAGATATTCATCCGTAGGTCCATCGCATACTCCCTTAACCCCAGTGAGGTATGAACCGCCATGCTCAAGGCAATGATGATGTGCGCTTAATGAATAAAATTGCCACCATAAAACCGCGTAAAGGATGACCAAAGTTACGATTGTATATTTTGAGCGGTTGGTCATGGAGTAATGGCCTAACTATTCGGAGCTAAGCACCGCTCGCGTGCTTCTTGCGAGTGTGTGCTTGAGCGACTAGTTATCCGACAATACTCCCTGCTCTGCGCAGCAGAGTCGTAAATGCAACGAAAAATCAGGTCGGATAAAAACGAAAAATCGCACCGCACCGCTGTATAGACACTCGGTGTGCGCATTACTTCGTTATGCTCCACCGAGTGTCTATACAGCGTAATAGCTGCTTTTTTGATTTTTCGCCAACCTGAATCCTTGCCATTTACGGTTTCCCTACTCCGATGGGGCCTATTGTTGGATAACGTTTGGTTAAGGGGCGGGCTTTAGCCCGTCCCGAGTGAGCGAAGCGAACGGCTTGAACCACTAGTTAGCCGATACATTGCGCAGGACGTTTTAGTTACGGCATGTTGTGTAGTGTAAGTTGATTACACACCATTGCCCTTCAATGTTTTGCCATAGCTCACTAAAGAAAATTTCTGGCGTTTCATTATTTTTAGATATTGTGCGCCCTTGGCCATGAATAAAAGCAAAATTGCCAAGATGTAATATCTCTAAGCTCAGGTCTTGGGTGCGACTTCCAGGGGCAAACCAATGGCCGCCATCAATTGCTTTGGAGATATTATTAAGTTGTTCATTTTTATTTTGTGCGCCTAAGTCGTTTATCACAGTAAAAGACTCGGCTTCGATTTCATGCATTGTGCCAACGTCTCCGGCAATGAAAGCCGAATACCATTTTTCTCGCGTTCTAAGTAATTGTTGATTCACCCGTACTTTCCTTGTGTCGGTTAACTATAAATAGACACCAAATGGTGCGATAAAGCTTTTGCGGGCGTGGTGGATAACATTCCTCACTCTCTCGTCTATGAATCGCCCCGGCTATTGTGGAGGCCGTTTCGTTTAAGTCAGGCCGCAATGGCCTGACTGGCTTGTTGCCGGTAGAAGTTTGTCTCAGCCTCCGCCGGCGGGATATAGCCGATTGAGCCCAGCAGACGCTGGTGGTTGTACCAGTGCACCCACTTCAGGGTGGCCAGCTCGACAGCCTCGCGGCTCTTCCATGATTGCCGGTGAATCAGCTCTGCCTTGTACAGCCCGTTGATGGTTTCGGCCAGGGCATTGTCATAGCTATCGCCTTTGCTGCCGACCGAGGGCTCGATGCCGGCCTCGGCCAGGCGTTCGGTGTAGCGAATCGAGACGTACTGGCTGCCGCGGTCGCTGTGATGGATCAGGCCGCCCGTACGACTGGACTGGCGGTCATACAGGGCCTGGTCCAAGGCATCCAGTACGAAGTCGGTCTTCATGCTGGTACTGACTCGCCAGCCGACGATACGGCGTGCAAATACGTCGATCACGAAGGCCACATACAACCATCCCTGCCAGGTCGAAATGTAGGTGAAGTCCGACACCCACAGCTGGTTAGGCCGGTCGGCATGGAACTGACGCTGGACACGATCCAGCGGGCATACGGTTTGGTCGCCCGATACCGTTGTCCGCACGACCTGACCACGCCGTATGCCCTGTAATCCGACCTGACGCATCAAACGCTCCACGGTGCACCTGGCCACATCGACGCGCTCTCGCCTGAGTTGCTTCCAGACCTTCATCG from Pseudomonas cavernicola includes:
- a CDS encoding IS3 family transposase (programmed frameshift); translated protein: MRKTTTYSPEVRERAVRMVLEHLNDYPSEWAAIESIAPKIGCAAQTLHGWVRRYQTNTGQRPGQTTEEHERIKTLEREVRELRKANEILRLASAYFCPGGARPPHQVLRAFVDQHRDRLGVESICRVLRIAPSGYRKHAARLRNPALRSCRARRDEVLIAEIQRVWNANMQCYGAMKVWKQLRRERVDVARCTVERLMRQVGLQGIRRGQVVRTTVSGDQTVCPLDRVQRQFHADRPNQLWVSDFTYISTWQGWLYVAFVIDVFARRIVGWRVSTSMKTDFVLDALDQALYDRQSSRTGGLIHHSDRGSQYVSIRYTERLAEAGIEPSVGSKGDSYDNALAETINGLYKAELIHRQSWKSREAVELATLKWVHWYNHQRLLGSIGYIPPAEAETNFYRQQASQAIAA
- a CDS encoding nuclear transport factor 2 family protein; translated protein: MNQQLLRTREKWYSAFIAGDVGTMHEIEAESFTVINDLGAQNKNEQLNNISKAIDGGHWFAPGSRTQDLSLEILHLGNFAFIHGQGRTISKNNETPEIFFSELWQNIEGQWCVINLHYTTCRN